In Candidatus Eremiobacterota bacterium, the genomic stretch TTCGTTCGCGAGCGCGTGCCGCAGGACGACGCCCGTGCCGTCCGCGTCGAGCTCGAGCTCGATCGACGCGGCCAGCCCGGTGAGCGGATCGTGCGCGCGGCGCAGCACCGCGCGACGCGCCGACGACTCGATCCGCGGCGCGCCCTCGTCGATCGTGTACGTCTCGGGGAAGCGCTCGGGCGCCGCCCACAGCCGGTGGCCGCCGTACGCGCGCCACGTGCCGTGCGGCGTCTCGCGCTCCGCACCGACCGCCTCGCCGAAAACGTTGGGCCCGCCGGCGAAGCCGTAGTGCATCACGCGCGGGCCGTACGCCGCGGGCACGTGCAGCTCGACGACGCCGTTCGTCAGGCGCAGCGTCTCAGGCGACGGCCGTGCGGTCACGCTCCCACCACGCCGGTTCGGGCGGCGCGCTCGGGATCCGCCCCGCGGCCAGCTCTTGCACGACGTGCGCGACCAGCGTGCGCGCAGGCTGCCGGTGCGGCCCGGCGCAGGTGAATACGCCGTCCTCGCAGACCCGTTCGTCGCGGCGCAGCAGCGAGACCCAGTCGACCATCCCGAACGCGGCCCAGGCGCCGAACGCAACCATCGGCACGCCTTCGGCGCGCACCGCAAGCGCGTCGGCAAGGCGCTGCAGCATCCAGCGCGCGCGCTCGCGCTCGTTTCCGAGCACGTGCACCTCGGAGAGCGCGAACGGGAGCCGCAAGCGCTCGTGCGCGTCGCGCAGCAGCGGCCGCATGTCCATCCGCTCGGGCGCGACGTCGACGATGCCGAGGTTGCGGTGGCCCTCGCCGTCGCTCTCGATCCAGCGCTCGGAGTTCGGATAGTAGTTCCAACCCATGAGGTCGGGCGGCTGCGGGCGGCGCGCGAGGCGCGCGAGCTCGCACGGCGCGATCCCGCCGCGCTCGACGAGATAGCGGTGCATCGGATGGCCGTCGACGATTCGCCCTTGCAGCAGCTCGCAGGAAAGGTACATGCGCTCGCGCTTGTGCGCGACGTACGCTTCGACGCGCTCGTCCGCCGCGGTGAAGCTCTGCAGGTCCTCGGTCAGCAGAAACGCCGCGTCGGGGATCACCTCGCGGATGCGCTCCGTGGCGAGCGCGATCGCCTGCGCCTCGTTCACGATCGCGCGCGCGAACGCCGCGTCGTCGAAGAACGCGTTGGGGTACCAGACGGCGTAGAGCGTCGCGAAGCGCGCGGTCGTGAGCGGCTCGTTGATCGGCGTCCAGCGCTTGATCCACGGGAACCGGCGCGCGGTCGCCGCGGCGTAGTCGGCGAAGAGCCGCGGAAGATTCGGGTCGGTCAGCTCGGTGTAGAACGGCCCGCTGCCGTGGTGCAGCAGCGTGACGATCGGCTCGACGCCGCGCTCGGCGAGCGCGTGCAGCCGCCGCGCGGCCCAGCCGTAGTCGCGAACGTCGGGGTGCTGTGGGGCGACCTTCTCCCACAGCACCGGATAGCGCGTCGCGCGCACCCCGAGGCCCGCGAGCAGCTCGACGTCGCTCTCGCGCGCCTCGTGGCCGGTGTCGCGCAGCTGGTCGCGCGTGCGCATCCGGTCGACGCGCGCGACGGTCGGCTCCGGCGAGGCCCAGATCTCGGGTACCGCGAGGTTTCGCACGGCGGCGCTACGACGCGACCGCGGCGGTGGTGCGGGCGAGATCCTCGAACGTGACCAGCGCCGACGCGACGGCCTGATCCATGTTGAAATACTTGTACTCCGCGAGCCGCCCGACGAAGGTGACGTGCCGCTGGGCGCCGGCGAGCGTCGCGTACTTGCGGTACAGCTCGCGGTTCTCGGGACACGGGATCGGGTAGTACGGGTCGCCCTCGCCGCTCGGGTACTCGCGGCCCAAAATCGTCTTCGGGTGCTGCTGCCCGGTGAGGTGCTTGTACTCGGTCGTTCGCGTGTAGGGCACCTCGTAGTCGGGCTCGTTCACGCAGCCGACGGGCTGTGCCCACGCGACCTCGCGCGTCTCGAGCTCGAAGCGCAGCGAGCGGTACGGCAGCCGGCCGAACTTGTAGTCGAAGTACTCGTCGATCGGCCCGGTGTAGATCACGTGGTTGAAGCGCGCACGGTCCTCGATCAACGCGAAGTCGCAGCCGGTGACGACCTCGATCCGCGGGTGGTCGAGCATCTTGCTCACCATCGCGGTGAAACCGTCCTTCGGCATCGCCTGAAACGCGTCGGTGAAGTAGCGGTCGTCGTCGTTGGTACGGGTTGGGATGCGCCCGCAGACGGTGGCGTCGAGCTCGCGCGGCTCGAGGCCCCACTGCTTGCGCGTGTAGCCGCGGAAGAACGTCTCGTAGAGCTCGCGCCCGACGCGCGAGAGGATCATCTGCTCGGAGTTCTCGATGCGCGCGACGATCTCGGCGCGCGCCGCCAGAAAACGTTCCACGCCCTGCGCGTCGAGCTCGAGGCCGTAGAGCCGGTTGATCGTCGTGCGGTTGATCGGGATCGGCACCAGCTGCCCGTCGACGCGCGCCAGCACGCGGTGCTCGTACGGGAGCCACTCCGTGAACGCGCTCAGGTACTCGACGACGTGCTGCGCGTTGGTGTGAAAGATGTGCGGTCCGTACTGGTGGTAGCGCAACCCCTCGTCGTTGAGCGGGTCGTGCGTGTTCCCGGCGACGTGCGGGCGCTTGTCGATGACGAGGACGCTCGCGTTCAGTTGGCTCGCCAGACGTTCGGCGACGGTGCTCCCGGCGAGCCCCGCGCCGACTACGAGATAATCGTACACGTATGTGTTAATTCTCCCCGCAGCAAGCGCGGCGGGACGGCGTAGAGTTGGGTACAGCGCCTATACCCCGCGCCGAGCGGACATTATGCCAGCTTGCTTGTGGTTCGGAGGTGTCTCATTCCGTACGCGCCCGTCGAAGTCGTGGTCGCCGGCTTGCAGCTTCGGTGGCGCGGCGTGTGGCAGCGGCCGAACCACGTGCTCTCGCGCATCGCGCGCGAAGTGCCGGTGATCGTCCTCGAAGAACCGCTGCGTGACCAGCGCGGCGGCGACGCCATCGCCGTGTACGACGGCGTCACCGTCGTGACGCCGCACCGCGTGGCAACGCCCGCGGACGCCGTCGACGCGCGCGCGCTCGCGACGCTGCGATCGCTGGCCGGCGAGCGCCGCCCCCTCGTGTGGCTGTACACGCCGATGATGCTCGCGCTCGCGGACGCGTTCCCCGCCGCGCCGCTCGTGTACGACAAGATGGACGAGCTCGCGAAGTTCGCGAACGCCGACCCGCGCATCACGCCGCGCGAGGACGTACTCCTCGAGCGCGCCGGCGTCGTCTTCAGCGGCGGCCGGTCGCTCCATGCCGGTGTACGGCAGCGTACGCAGAACGCGCACTGCTATCCGAGCGGCGTCGACGTCGAGCACTTCGCGGGCGCGCGCACCGCGGAGCCGCATCCGGCGCTGCGGCCGCACCGCGGCAAACCGGTCTTCGGCTACGTCGGCGTGATCGACGAGCGCATCGACCTGAGGCTGGTCGCCGCGCTCGCGGACGCATACCCGGACGCGACGCTCGCGATGGTCGGACCGCTCGCGAAGATCCCTTCGGCCTCGCTCCCGCGGCGAGCGAACATCGCGTACCTCGGCAAACGCGAGTACGCCGAGCTGCCCGCGCTGCTGGCGGGCTTCGACGTCGCGCTCATGCCGTTCGCGCTGAACGAGCACACGCAGAACATCTCGCCGACGAAGACGCTCGAGTACCTCGCGGCCGGCCTGCCCGTCGTCAGCACCGCGGTCCCGGACGTTGTCGCCGACCACGCCGACGTCGTCCACGTCGCGCGCGACCACGACGAGTTCGTCGATCTGGTCGCGCGCGCGCAGCTGCCCGACGAGACGCGCGCTCGGCGCGCCGCGGCGAAGACGCGCGCCGCGACCTGGGACGCGATCGCCGCCGCGATGCGGCGCGACTTAGAGGCGGCGGGAATCCGCTACGCCGCCAGCCCGCGCCGCAGCAGCTCCGCGGCCTTGCCGTAGCACTCGCACGACACCTCGGTGAGGCGCGCCTCGTCGACGATGCGCACGCGCGCGTAGCCGTGCGCGACGAGACCGTCGTCGACGAACCGTCCGAGCACGGTGACGACGCTCGCGCGCCGCACGCCGAGCATCATCGCGACGACGTCCTGCGTGATCTGGATCTCCGGGCCGACGCGGTCGCGCGTCGTCAGCAGCCACTTGGCGAGCCGCTGCTCGATCGTGTGGCGTGCGTTGCACGCGACCCACTGCCCGCGAATCGCGCGCTGCGCGGCGAGGTAGCGCCGTGAGGCTTCACGCAGCTGCGGGTCGCGCTCGAACGCGTCGATGAAGTGATGCGCGTCGAGCCGCGCGAAGCGGCCGGGCGACTGCACCACCCACGTGTCGGGCGTGCTGTGCGCGCCGATCGCCAGCTCGACCCCGAGGAAGCCTTCGGAGCCGGAAGCGTCGACTTCGACGTTCGTGTCGCCTTCGAGCGCGCGCAAGGTCGAGACGATGCCGGAGAGCGGAAACCAGACGCCTTCGATCGGAGCGTTCGGCGGCTGCAGCACGTCCCC encodes the following:
- a CDS encoding family 1 glycosylhydrolase yields the protein MRNLAVPEIWASPEPTVARVDRMRTRDQLRDTGHEARESDVELLAGLGVRATRYPVLWEKVAPQHPDVRDYGWAARRLHALAERGVEPIVTLLHHGSGPFYTELTDPNLPRLFADYAAATARRFPWIKRWTPINEPLTTARFATLYAVWYPNAFFDDAAFARAIVNEAQAIALATERIREVIPDAAFLLTEDLQSFTAADERVEAYVAHKRERMYLSCELLQGRIVDGHPMHRYLVERGGIAPCELARLARRPQPPDLMGWNYYPNSERWIESDGEGHRNLGIVDVAPERMDMRPLLRDAHERLRLPFALSEVHVLGNERERARWMLQRLADALAVRAEGVPMVAFGAWAAFGMVDWVSLLRRDERVCEDGVFTCAGPHRQPARTLVAHVVQELAAGRIPSAPPEPAWWERDRTAVA
- the glf gene encoding UDP-galactopyranose mutase, producing MYPTLRRPAALAAGRINTYVYDYLVVGAGLAGSTVAERLASQLNASVLVIDKRPHVAGNTHDPLNDEGLRYHQYGPHIFHTNAQHVVEYLSAFTEWLPYEHRVLARVDGQLVPIPINRTTINRLYGLELDAQGVERFLAARAEIVARIENSEQMILSRVGRELYETFFRGYTRKQWGLEPRELDATVCGRIPTRTNDDDRYFTDAFQAMPKDGFTAMVSKMLDHPRIEVVTGCDFALIEDRARFNHVIYTGPIDEYFDYKFGRLPYRSLRFELETREVAWAQPVGCVNEPDYEVPYTRTTEYKHLTGQQHPKTILGREYPSGEGDPYYPIPCPENRELYRKYATLAGAQRHVTFVGRLAEYKYFNMDQAVASALVTFEDLARTTAAVAS
- a CDS encoding glycosyltransferase; amino-acid sequence: MLVVRRCLIPYAPVEVVVAGLQLRWRGVWQRPNHVLSRIAREVPVIVLEEPLRDQRGGDAIAVYDGVTVVTPHRVATPADAVDARALATLRSLAGERRPLVWLYTPMMLALADAFPAAPLVYDKMDELAKFANADPRITPREDVLLERAGVVFSGGRSLHAGVRQRTQNAHCYPSGVDVEHFAGARTAEPHPALRPHRGKPVFGYVGVIDERIDLRLVAALADAYPDATLAMVGPLAKIPSASLPRRANIAYLGKREYAELPALLAGFDVALMPFALNEHTQNISPTKTLEYLAAGLPVVSTAVPDVVADHADVVHVARDHDEFVDLVARAQLPDETRARRAAAKTRAATWDAIAAAMRRDLEAAGIRYAASPRRSSSAALP
- a CDS encoding Crp/Fnr family transcriptional regulator, which produces MTVHGGGIGDVLQPPNAPIEGVWFPLSGIVSTLRALEGDTNVEVDASGSEGFLGVELAIGAHSTPDTWVVQSPGRFARLDAHHFIDAFERDPQLREASRRYLAAQRAIRGQWVACNARHTIEQRLAKWLLTTRDRVGPEIQITQDVVAMMLGVRRASVVTVLGRFVDDGLVAHGYARVRIVDEARLTEVSCECYGKAAELLRRGLAA